The nucleotide sequence GGCGCGGTCACGCGAATCGCGGTGGCCCCCTCCGGCTTCATGCCTCCTTCGAACGCGATCGTGCCGATCGCCTTCGCCCCGCGCGATCCCACCACCACCATGCCGCTGATGTCTTCGCCGGCGACCGTGACGTTGGCCATCGCGAACTCCCGCTCCTGCTGCCCGGGGGCGCCGCCGGCCGGGCCGCGGTCGGCGGTGGAGAACACGAAGCGCATCGCATCGCCGGAGGCCGCCGTGAAGACGCCGCCGGACGACTGGACCTGCAGCGAGTAGTCTCCGGGAGTCACGCCGCTCAGCGTGAATTGCCCGTCGCTGTTCGTGCGCGCCGAGGAGCCGGGCAGGATCATGACCGAATCGGTCATCTTCGGCATCAGCATGACCATGGCGTTCGCCATCGGCTTGCCGTCGGACCCCACCGCGCTGCCGGAGATCTTGGCGAGCCGCACCGGCTGAAGCTGGATGTCGACGCTGGCCAGTTCCTGACCGACCGCGACCGAGACGCGCTGCGCTTCGGCGGGATTCGGCGTGCCCGGATAGTAGGTCGACGCGTAGCCGGTGTTCTGGTTCGAGCCCTGCGGACCGCCCGGGCCGCCGCCGAGCAGATCGACGACGAGCGCGTTCATGTTGCGGAGCGACGCGGTGACGTAGTACTCGCCGGGCGGGAGGCCGTAAATGCGGAACTGGCCGAGATCGTTGGTCGTGCCCATGCGGCCCGACGGCGTCAGCCGGCGCCTGCCGTTCTGGAACTGCAGCCGCATCGCCTGCACTTCGGCGTCCGCCACCGCTTCGCCGAATTCGTCGGCGACGCGTCCGGCGAGCACGCTGCCGCGCGGCAACGAGATGTCAGCCCGGTCCATCGCCTGCCCCTCGGCGAGGTCGATCGACTTGCCCTGCTCGAACGGCCGCGTCTGTCCGTACTGCATCGTCACGTAGCCGGCTTTGGCGACGGTGACGGTGAAGCGGCCGGCGGGGAGGTCGCGGAACTCGAAGCGGCCCTGCGCGTCGGTCATCGCGGTTTTGGTCCCGATGTCGGGGCCGCTGATCCGGACCTGCGCCCTGCGGACCGCGGTGCCCGTATCGGCCGCCGCGACGCGTCCGCGAAGCCGTGAGGTGCCGGTCTTCGCCTGCCGCCCCGGCGGCAGGATCTGGAACGGTCCCGTGTCGCCGCCGGCGCCGGTGATCTGAATCTGCTGACGGATTTCCTGCGCCGCGGCGGGGGAGGGGACTGCGGCCGCCGCCGCGAGCGCCCACACGACGGAGAGAGCGGTGGTTCGGAGCATACGTGGCATTTTGGACGAGTTTGCCCCGGAACCGGTTGATCGCGTGTGACTTTTTACGATTTTAACAACTTCAGATCGATCGTCGCCGACGCCCCCTCGTCCAGCGTCACCCTGGTGGCGTTCCTGGCGGCGCGTGCCAGCCACTCGGGATCGTTCCATTCACCCTGCGCGACGTACTCGACCGCCACGGCGAGGTACTTGCCCGCGGGCAGCGAGCGCAGCTCGAACCTGCCGTCCTGATCCGGACGCGCCGACGCGATCCAGCGGTTCGACGGCAGCGTCCACTTGGCCTGGTCTTCGGGGAACGCGACCACCGTGTACTCCTTCACCGGATCGCCGCTCTCGGAGGTCACGCGGCCGGTGAGCCGCTGCGTCCGCTGCGTCATCGTGATCTCGAAGCCGTCCACTTCCTCGCCCGGCTTGAAGTCGTGCCCCCTGTCGGTGATGTCTTCCCCGTCGTGCGTGACGCGCTTCAGGAACCAGCCCTTCGGCGGATTCATGAACTGGAACAGCCGTCCGCCCGCGAGCCCGTCGATCTCGAACGTGCCGTTCTCTTTGACGCTCGCCATCCCGAAGGCCGACGCGCCCGCCCCCATGTTGTCGGCATCGCTCGGGACCGCGATCAGGCGCAGTGAAGTGATCGGTTCGGCCGGCTTCTGATCCCCTT is from Vicinamibacterales bacterium and encodes:
- a CDS encoding carboxypeptidase-like regulatory domain-containing protein, which codes for MLRTTALSVVWALAAAAAVPSPAAAQEIRQQIQITGAGGDTGPFQILPPGRQAKTGTSRLRGRVAAADTGTAVRRAQVRISGPDIGTKTAMTDAQGRFEFRDLPAGRFTVTVAKAGYVTMQYGQTRPFEQGKSIDLAEGQAMDRADISLPRGSVLAGRVADEFGEAVADAEVQAMRLQFQNGRRRLTPSGRMGTTNDLGQFRIYGLPPGEYYVTASLRNMNALVVDLLGGGPGGPQGSNQNTGYASTYYPGTPNPAEAQRVSVAVGQELASVDIQLQPVRLAKISGSAVGSDGKPMANAMVMLMPKMTDSVMILPGSSARTNSDGQFTLSGVTPGDYSLQVQSSGGVFTAASGDAMRFVFSTADRGPAGGAPGQQEREFAMANVTVAGEDISGMVVVGSRGAKAIGTIAFEGGMKPEGATAIRVTAPPADVDAMPMPTFGASSVKDTGAFEIEGLIGGRIFRAANLPKGWFLKRVVHNGEDVTDKGVEFKPGEEVSGIEIELTNRSTTISGAVTSARGEALKDYTVVIFPEDPSKWVLPMNRWTASARPDQEGRFRFTNLPPGSYHAIAVEYVASGEWTDPEWLARAAKNATRVTLEEGAAKTLDLKLSGS